Proteins encoded together in one Astyanax mexicanus isolate ESR-SI-001 chromosome 10, AstMex3_surface, whole genome shotgun sequence window:
- the LOC103039910 gene encoding POU domain, class 3, transcription factor 4, whose product MATAASNPYSIISSSSMVHADASVMQQGSPFRNHQKLLQSDYIQGVQSNGHPLGHQWVSSLAESSPWSTSLASSPLEQQDVKPGREDLQLGAIIHHRSPHVAHHSPHANHPGAWGTPVSHGTTLGGGGQNLYSQTGFAVNGMHGALTPPPPPGPPGPQGVLDHGDVTAAHHCHDHSDEETPTSDELEQFAKQFKQRRIKLGFTQADVGLALGTLYGNVFSQTTICRFEALQLSFKNMCKLKPLLNKWLEEADSSTGSPSSIDKIAAQGRKRKKRTSIEVSVKGVLETHFLKCPKPAAQEISSLADSLQLEKEVVRVWFCNRRQKEKRMTPPGEPQGHEVYSSHGVNTDNSSCHDL is encoded by the coding sequence ATGGCCACAGCTGCCTCGAATCCCTACAGCATTATCAGCTCCAGCTCCATGGTTCACGCAGACGCCTCGGTCATGCAACAAGGGAGTCCTTTCAGGAATCACCAGAAACTCCTCCAGAGCGACTACATCCAGGGCGTCCAGAGCAATGGGCACCCGCTCGGGCACCAGTGGGTGAGCAGCTTGGCCGAGAGCAGCCCCTGGTCCACGTCGCTGGCCAGCAGCCCCCTAGAGCAACAGGACGTGAAGCCCGGTCGGGAGGATTTGCAGCTCGGCGCGATTATTCACCACCGGTCGCCACATGTCGCCCACCACTCGCCGCACGCCAATCACCCGGGCGCGTGGGGGACGCCCGTGTCGCACGGCACGACCCTCGGCGGCGGAGGTCAGAACCTGTACTCGCAGACGGGATTCGCCGTCAACGGCATGCACGGCGCACTCACGCCGCCGCCGCCACCGGGACCTCCCGGGCCGCAAGGCGTCCTCGACCACGGCGACGTGACTGCGGCGCACCATTGCCACGACCACTCGGACGAGGAGACGCCCACCTCGGACGAGCTCGAGCAGTTCGCCAAGCAGTTCAAGCAGCGGCGCATCAAGCTGGGCTTCACGCAAGCCGACGTGGGCCTGGCGCTGGGCACGCTCTACGGCAACGTCTTCTCGCAGACCACCATCTGCAGGTTCGAGGCGCTTCAGCTGAGCTTCAAGAACATGTGCAAGCTCAAGCCGCTGCTGAACAAGTGGCTGGAGGAGGCCGACTCGTCCACGGGGAGCCCGAGCAGCATCGACAAGATCGCGGCGCAGGGCAGGAAGCGCAAGAAACGGACGTCCATCGAGGTGAGCGTGAAGGGCGTGCTGGAGACCCACTTCCTAAAGTGCCCTAAGCCGGCGGCGCAGGAGATCTCTTCTTTAGCGGACAGTCTGCAGCTGGAGAAGGAGGTGGTGCGCGTGTGGTTTTGTAACAGGCGGCAAAAGGAGAAGCGGATGACTCCTCCCGGGGAGCCGCAGGGCCACGAGGTTTACTCCTCGCACGGCGTCAACACGGACAACTCGTCGTGCCACGATCTCTGA